Part of the Sphaerochaeta associata genome is shown below.
GCCTACTTGGCTCCACTTTCTGCGATTGGCAGCGAGCGGCATCTGAACACCAGCTTCGCAACAGGTGTGCATTACGGCTCGGCTTTAGGCACCGATGTATCCTACGGTCTGGACATAGCCTATTTCTTGTACACACCCTACCAAGGAACCGGTATGGTGACCAAGGTATCCACAACGTTCGCAGACTCGGTTACCCGTATGGCGTTCTTCATAGGCCCGGCTTTTCGCTCGGTTTTGGCCGGGGGAGTGGAGGGGCATGTTTCCGTAGGGCTATCCTTCAATGAGATCGAACAACAGGTGCCCGGAGGCAGTGATGAGGTTCAGCTTGGGCTTGGCCTGGATGCCGGCTCACGCTTCAGGCTCGGCAGTTCCGGCTCGCTGGATGTGGCCCTTGTTGCAGGTTTCTTTTCCGATGTTTCGCTTCTCCGTTTTCTGGATGGAAAGCGAATAGGAGGGTGGGCTGGCAATATCGTCCCCTATGTCGGATTCTCGTTTTCCTCCATCACCCACTATGGATTTCCTTCCTACACCATATATTGAACCTTCTTGAACGTTTTTCTTACATTCTTTCAGATAATCACGTTGACATCTGAATGTTTTTGATTGTATTATGAAGCTGTAACGGGTAAAAAGTACAAAAACATTCAAGGAAGTGTTCATGTCAACCATTCCTGCCAGCAGACAGCAGTACATTCTCAACCTGATCAAGACCGAAGGTACGGTCACCGTCAGTCAGCTGGCCGAAGAGCTTGGAGTGAGTGAACTTACCATCCGCCGCGACCTCGACCAGCTTGAGAAGAAAGGGCTTGTGGAGCGGACCCACGGGGGTGCGACAGCCAGAAGAAACCTTCCTGTCGAGCCCGATTACCTGCAAAAGGCATCAGAGTTCCCCAAAGAGAAGGAAGTCATCGGACAGACCGTGGCAGCCATGGTCGAAGAGGGCGACACTCTGTACATCAACAGCGGGTCGACCACGTTCGAAGTAATCCGTGCGGTGGTTGCCCTCCAAAAGAAAGTGACCATCGTCACCAACAACATCGATGCCATTTGGCTGTGCAAGGAGAGCGAGCACATCCGTCTCATTCTTGCAGGCGGCGTGTATAGAAGTCGAAGCCACTCTGTTTCAGGCTCCCTTTCATCGTTTCTGGTCAACCAGGTCTATGCGAACAAGGCAATCATCGGTGTCGACGGTTTTTCGCCCTCGGCAGGCCTTACCACCCCCATTCTGGAGGAGGCCGAGACCACCCGTGCCATGATCGAGCACACCGTAGGAACGGTGATCGTAGTGGCGGCAGCGAACAAGATCGGGGTGGTGTCGAATTTCAAGACAGTAGGTCTTGATCAGGTCGATGTTCTGGTCACCGATGAGAAGGGCGGCGAGATAGTCAAGCAAATGGAGATCCCTGAGGGTCTTGCAATACAAATAGCAACTACATAGGTGTAGGAGGAGTACCGAATGAAGTATATGGATGAGTATGCCGAGCAGTATAAGGATTGCGCTTGGGTCAGCTTTGAGGAACTTGAGGCTTTCATGGAAGAAGCCCTGGTTCACGCAGGAGTTCCTGCCGCTGATGCAAAGATCATCGGCGATGTCCTCATCGAGAGTGACAAGCGGGGAATCGACAGCCATGGAATCGGGCGCTTGAAGCCGATTTACATCGACCGCATCGATATGGGCATTATGAATCCTGTCACCGAGATCGAGGTGATCAAGGACCAGGATGCCACCGTCGTACTGGATGCACACAACGGCATGGGCCACGTCGCAGGCTACCGTGCAATGGAAATGGCCATTGAGAAGGCAAAGAAGTATGGTTTGGGCATGGTTGTGGTACGCAACTCCAACCACTACGGTATTGCAGGCTACTTCGCCACCATGGCGACCAAGGCCGGCATGCTGGGTATCACCGGTACCAACGCACGTCCCTCCATTGCTCCGACCCACGGTGTTGAGAACATGCTGGGAACCAATCCCCTGACGTTCGGTCTGCCTACCGACGAAGAGTTCCCCTTTGTCCTCGACTGCGCCACAAGCGTTTCGCAAAGAGGCAAGATCGAGGTATATGGAAGAGCAGGCAAGGACCTTCCTCCGGGTTGGGTTCTTGACAACGAAGGGAAGACCAGGACCGATACGCAGCAGGTACTCGAAGACCTGACGACCGGCAAGGCCGCCCTTACTCCGCTTGGAGGCATCGGCGAGGTTACCGGCGGCTACAAGGGCTTTGGGTATGCAACCGTGGTAGAGATCCTCTCCGCCGCCTTGCAGGACGGTGCCTGGATGAAGGCGCTCAACGGTTTTGACGAGAACCACAAGCCGATCCCGTATCCGCTGGGGCACTTCTTCATCGCCATCGATCCCGAGCACTTCATGGGTCTGAACACCTTCAAGCGCATTGCAGGCACCATCTGCCGTGAGCTGCGTGAGAGCAAGAAGGCACCGGGTGAGGATTACATTTTCACCGCAGGTGAGAAGGAGTACCTCTCCTACCAGTTCCGCAAGGAGCACGGCTGTCCCGTTCCTCCTTCCCTGCAGAAGGTCATGGTAACCCTGCGCGATCGGTACAAGATGAATTACAAGTGGGATTTTGAGAAGAAATAAGGAAAAGGAGAAATACAAAATGCAAGACGATTTGACCAAGCGCGCGCTTGATTACCACATGATGGATGGAGTCCCGGGAAAGGTCTCGGTTGTTCCTTCCAAACCCTGCCAGACAGCTGCCGATCTCGGCCTGGCCTACACCCCCGGTGTTGCAAAGCCTGTTTTGGCCATCGAGGCCAACCCCGAGGATGCCTACAAGTACACCTCCAAGGGAAACCTGGTTGCCGTCATTTCCAACGGGACTGCCATCCTCGGTCTCGGTGACCGCGGGGCCCTGGCAAGCAAGCCTGTCATGGAGGGCAAGGGAGTCCTGTTCAAGAGATTTGCAGACATCGATGTGTTCGACATCGAGCTGGATGAGAAAGATCCCGATAAGATCATCGCCATGGTCAAGGCAATGAGCCCGACCTTTGGTGGTGTGAACCTCGAGGACATCAAGGGCCCTGAATGCTTCAAGATCGAGCAGGAGCTGATCAAGCAGTGCAACATCCCCATTTTCCACGACGACCAGCATGGAACCGCCATCATCGCAACCGCAGGCCTGATGAACAGTTGTGAAATCATAGGGAAAAAGATTGAGGACATCAAGATTGTTGTCAATGGAGCCGGGGCTGCCGGCATCAGCTGTGCAAAGATGTTTGTTGCAGCCGGCGTGAAGCGCGAGCATGTCACCATGCTTGACAGCAAGGGTGTTGTCTACAAGGGTAGGACAGCCGGAATGACACCCGAGAAACAGGAGTTCGCCACCGAAGGCAGTGCACGCACCCTCGCCGATGCAATGGTGGGAGCCGATGTATTCATGGGCCTCTCCGTCGCCGACTGTGTAACGCCTGAGATGCTGCTCTCCATGGCCGCCGACCCTGTGGTCTTCGCCATGTCCAATCCCAATCCTGAGATCGGCTACGAGCTGGCCATGGCCACCCGCAGCGACCTGATCATGGCAACCGGAAGAAGCGACTATCCGAACCAGATCAACAACGTCCTTGGCTTCCCCTTCATCTTCCGCGGTGCTCTGGATGTACGTTCGGTCATCATCAGCGAAGGCATGAAGATGGCGGCTGCCAAGGCTCTGGCCGCCCTTGCCAAGGAGCCGGTACCGGCTTCGGTCGAGAAGGCATACGGTGGACAGAAGTTCAGCTTCGGCCGCAACTACATTGTTCCCAAGCCGTTCGATCCCCGTGTCATCGAATGGGAAGCCGTAGCTGTTGCCAAGGCTGCCTGTGAAGAAGGACTTGCCTCCAAGCCCATCACCGATTGGGAAGCCTATAGGGCATCGTTGGTGAAGCGGATGGAGAAGTACTGGAAGTAACCATTATTCTCATGTGTCTACGAGGAAGGCCGTCCTGTTGAGCAGGGCGGCTTTCTCTCGTTATAAGGGATAATTCTTGCCAAGTACGCTGCCAATTCACTAGGATTGGATGTTAGGAGGCCTCCAATGCACCTTATCGAATGCTCCCGATCCTATGCCGACCAGATCCTGGCCATGTACAACGATGTCATCAAGACTTCCACTGCCATGTTTGAAACCCATGAGCGTAATCAGGCATACATGAGCACCTGGTTCGATGCAAAGGAGCAGAGTGGATATCCCGTCATCGGCCTGGTGGATGATCAGGATGTCTTACTTGCTTTCGGGACCTACGGCTCCTTCAGGTCAAGTTCCGGGTATCTGTATACCATCGAGCACTCAATCCATGTTCGCAAGGAACATCGAGGCAAGGGCCTTGGGAAGATCATTCTCACTGCCTTGATCGAGAAAGCCATCGAACAGCAGTACCACTGCATGGTCGGAGCGATTGATTCAGAGAATACCGCATCCATCCATCTGCACGAAAAGGCCGGGTTCGAATCTATCGGTGTGGTCAAGGAAGCAGGGTACAAGTTCGGTACATACAGAAGCCTGGTCCTGATGCAGCTGCTTCTCCCGACACCTGAGAATCCGAAGGGAATATAAGCTTCAAGAAGTATTCCTCCTGTTTTATAAACAGAAGCCAAGTCTCATCGGGTTATAGGAATCTTCTTTTGAGTTGAAAAGATAGAAAGGTTAGTATATAATAGAAAAAGTTAGATAAGAAAAGATTAATAAAAGGTGTAGACAGGATGTATGTAGAATCTGAAACTCTGGAATTGAAACGTGAGTTAACTGATGATTCACTTAAAACAATAGTGGCATTTGCCAATACAAAAGGTGGAACTATTATTTACGGAGTCAATGATGATTCTTCTTTGGTTGGAACTTTGCCCATTGATTTGGTGCTTCCTCGATTGACCAATATGATTCGAGATTCAATAGTCCCTGATATTACGCGGTTTGTTTCCTATAACCAAAAGCAAATCGATTCAACCATAATACTTGAAGTGAGAGTAAGCAGGGGTACTCAGCGTCCTTACGCATTGAAACATAAGGGGTTAAGCCCTCGAGGTGTATTTGTTCGACAAGGCTCTTCCACTGTTATGGCTAGTATGGATACAATACGAATGATGATTATAGAAACAGATCACCGACGATACGAGCTCGAGGTTTCAGCAAATCAAGCGCTTACATTTTTACAGGCAACCCGGTTGTTTGCAGAACGCCGTATTCCTTTCGAAGAAACTCATCAGAAAACCCTTCATATCCGAGATGGGGAGGGTCGCTTTACAAATCTTGGGTTGCTGCTCTCCGATCAATGCGAACATACGACGAAAGTGGCAATTTTCCAAGGCACTGATTTTTCTATTTTTAGGGATAGAAGAGAATTTTCAGGTTCATTGCTCACACAGCTTCAGGAAGTAGGAGAATATGTACAACAGTACAACAGGATTCGTTCGGAATTTCCTGGGCTTATCCGCATTGATAGCTATGACTATCCACCATTAGCGCTTCGTGAAGCTCTCCTTAATTGCTATGTGCACCGCGAATACGCCAGCAGCGCAGCAACTCTTCTTCATGTGTTTGACGATCGATTGGAATATATCACGTTTGGTGGGCTGGTGTCTGACGTGAGCCTGGAAGACTTGAAGTTGGGTATTTCCCTAAGCCGGAATGAGTACCTAGCACGTGTCCTGCATCTTTTGGGAATAATTGAAGCCTATGGTACAGGCTTTCCTCGTATCTTCGAACAGTATGCAAAGTCATCATGTAAACCGGTAATAGAAACAAGCCCGAATGCTTTTAAAGTAACGCTCCCTAATAGGAACTACTTGGTAGAACATGTTGGAGAGAGTGAAGGGCTGTATGAAGCCTATCAGTACATCAAAAGCAAAGGGAGCATTCAAAGAAAAGACCTACAAACTTTTCTTGGTATTTCCCAAACCCAGGCAGGGGTCCTACTCAAGCGATTACTCGATAAGAATATGATTTTTGTTCTTGGGAAGGGAAAGCTTACTAAATATATTGCGCATTAATGTACCGTAGGTGATGCACAAAAAGAGAAGCCAGTGATGTTTCCCGCAACACTGGCTTCTAACTATATGCAAGCTTGTCTGTCCGGACGCGCTTTCTGAGAACTCTTTAATTGGCAACTACAAACAGTGTCCTCTCCATTCCCTGCTCGTACATCGAGTAGGTGAAGTTGTATGCGTTGGAGGCAACCAGAAATCCGAACTCATCGGCGATGAAGGTGGTTCTTTCGGGAACGTAGGCGGCCAGTCTCAAGACCGTGGTTTCATTCGTGCCTGCAGCAAAGAGGGAGGAAGAGAGCAGGGCCATCAGGATGATGGTTGTTATAATGGTTGCTAACTTCTTCATCTGTTCTCTCCTTTTTACCGTTGTTGCACTTGAAGAATACGTAAGATGTGAGAAGATGTCAATATAGTAAATGATATAATTTATTATATTGAAAGAAATTAGAGAATGTCATATGTAAGAAGAAGCGATATATAACATCTACCAGCAACATCTCACATATCACAAGTTTTAACCGGTTTAGTAATCGGCCTGCATCACTTGTGACAGAGAGAAATCGCAGGAATTTGAAGGCAATTGAGGAAGTGATGGAAAAGATGCCTATGGCACACCCTCAGCTGTGACAAGAGACATGAACGAAGTAAGGTGCTGCTTCTGACAGGAGAGCGGTGGAAGATGTGATATGAACTTCTACCATTTCCAGACAAAAAGAAACCTGCCGATAAGGCAGGCTTCACGTCACTGGTTTGTGCTTTTTACTGGATACCCAACAAATCCTTGATCTGGGCCTTGGCTTGGGTCAGGATATTGGTGTACTGGTCGTCAAGCTGGGAGAGTTGTTTGTCCAGCAGCTTCATGAACTCCGGGTCCTGTTCGGGCCTGAGGGTGAAGTTGGGACCGTACTGCTTGCGCAGCTGAGCCTCTTTCTGTTGGAGAGCGGGAGCAAACTGCTGTTTCATCCGCTCAACCAAGTCCTCTTGGTTCTCCAAGTATTGGCTGAAAAATCCTTCAAGCTGCCCAAGCAGCTGCTCAAGCTGCTCGTTGCCCTCTCCAAGAATCATGCCAAGGTCGAGGACCTTCGCAAAGTTCTCCTTGAACGCAGTATTTCTGGGAAGTGCAAGATTGGAAAGCATGGTGAGAGCCATTCCTTCCTTGAATGCTTCCTTCTCCTCTGCGGGAACAGCATCATACTGTTTCTTGGTGCCTTCCTTGGTTGCATCTATATGGCTGAGGAAGGTTCCTGCCAGCTGTCTTCCTTCCTTGACCTTCAGGTCCCGCTTGATCTTCACTGGGTCCACCTGGAGTTTTTCTGTCTTTTCCAGCGCAAGTTCCCATGCAGATTTTATGATTGCCATAGTCGACTCCTCATTACTTTACCAAAGATAGTACAGTTCGCTGTCTTGGACAAGTCTTGGTTTGGTGATAGTCTCGAGCCATGGAACTGGAACTTACCATTATGTACATCTTCGACCTGTTCGGAACCTTCATCTTCGCCATAACCGGGGCTGTAAAGGGTGTACGCTGTAAACTCGACATCCTTGGGGTGGTGGTGTTCGCCTGCACCGTCGGTTGCGGTGGCGGCATGTTTCGCGACATGCTCATCGGGGCAACCCCGGTTGCCGCACTGACCGACAGTGCCTATATTCTCACCTGTGTAGGCACCGGGCTGGCAGTCTTTTTCCTTGCTCCGAAATTTGTCGGGAAGTGGAGGGTCATTCTCTTTGCCGATTCCCTTGGCTTGGGAGTCTTTACCGCCCTGGGGGTGGCAAAAGGGGCCATGTACGGCATAGGCCCGGTAGGGCAGGTGCTCTGCGGTGTCTTCTCAGCCGTAGGAGGTGGAGTGGTCCGAGACATCATGAGCCGTTCGGTACCAACCGTCCTGACCAGTGACTTTTATGCCACCGCATCGTTGATCGGAGGCATACTCTATCTGATTCTTGAAATGACAGACTTGGGGATTTTTCCCAAATTTCTGATCGCCAGCAGCACGGTGTTCATCATCCGCCTGATCGCGATCAAATACCGGTTTCACCTGCCTGTTGCCGATACCGCCCTGCCGGTGGACGACTACTTGACCATGCAAAAATGAATTGGAAGGAAATACATGCACTCATATCCACTGTATTACGAAAAGCCCTATCAGAAAACGCATACAGCTGCCATTGTCGACATCGTTGACAACACACTTGTTCTGGACTCCACCATCTGCTACCCCGAAGGCGGAGGGCAGAGTGGTGACATCGGCTTAATTTCAGGTGTTCAACTCGTGAACACAACCAAGGACGATGATCATACCATATACCACCATGTAGTAGAGCAAAAGTTCAGTGTTGGAGAGAAGGTAACCATCGAGCTTGACTGGGATCATCGCTACCACTTTATGCAGATGCACACCGCTCAACACGTGGCCAGCGGTCTTTTATTCACTCGTTTTGGCATCCAGACGGTAAGCGTCCACCAAGGCGAACGCGTTCTCACCATCGAAACCGATGCAGCGGGTGTGGAAGAAGCAACATGCTTTGAACTGGAGGATTTGGTGAATGCAGTGGTGCGTCAGAACCATCCTGTGCACTACGAAGTACATACCCAAAGCTCGGCGCAGAATCTGGGACTGAGAAGATCGATCAAGGTGGAGGGAGATGGAGTGCGTCTGGTTGTCGTCGACGATGTCGATACGGTGGCCTGCGGAGGGCTGCATGCAGCCAGCACTGCTGAAATAGAACTTTTCCACTACTATGGACAGGAGAAAATCCGCGGCCACATCCGCCTTATTTTCACCGTGGGGAAAGTCGCCCGAGAAGAGATTCGCAGGGCGGAGGCGGCGGCCAGGGAGCTGGGTGTGCTCTTTTCTTCCCCTCTGGATGGCTTGGTTGATGTCGCAAGAACTGCAGTTGCCTCAGCTGCCTTGGTAAAAAGCGAACTGAGAAAGGCACAACAGGCAATTGCCTCCCTTCTGCTCGGTTCCTTGGTGGAGAAAGCCGATAGGGTAGGCATGGTGCCGGTGGTCTACTGGAATGTTCCTGAAGAAATGGATATGAAGGATATCGCCCAAGCCTTGGTGGAACATGAGGATTTGCTCCTTTGTGCAGCCAAGGAAGTTGAGGGAGGAGTGCTGTGGTTGATCGGCGTCCAGGGGAAGGCTTCGGCAGTGCTGGACTTCAACACAGGCAAAAGCTCATTGCTTTCAGCCATTGAAGGCAAGGGAGGAGGCAAAGCCCCGCTTTTCCAAGGGTCGGCGCAAGCCTGTAGCACAACCTTTTTCTCTGCATGCAAGGATCTCATACAATGACATTGAAAGAACGAGTCAAAGCACTCTTTTCAAAGGAGACCTATCTGTTGGCGGATGGGTCCCTCGATACCAAGAAGCTGTTCAAGCGCACCTTGGTCCTCATGCTCTTCATATTTTCACTCTACTTCATCGGCTTTCAGTTCTACCAACGACTTGGGTGGGACCAGAATGCTGTGGTTCAGCGGTTCATCACAGACTTTGGCGTCTCAGGGGTGGCCCTGTACGTCTATATCGTCGACCTCTTCGTCCTGCCCTTGTCGGTGGACCTGATGTGGCCTTTTGTGATGGAGTGGCATCCGCTTTTAGCGATTGTGGTGATGGGAACCGCCTCGGTGGCAGGAGCCTTCAGTGCCTATCTGTTCGGCCGTCTGATGGGTCTCATTCCCCTGTTCAAGAGATGGGTGCTGAAGCAGTCGGGTACGCACACCGAGCAGCTGATCACCAAGTACGGCATCTGGGCGATTGTCATCAGCGGCCTGACACCCTTGCCGTTTTCCACCATCTGCACCGTTGCAGGCATCGTAGAGCTCAAAGTCCACCATGTCCTGCTCTCCAGCCTCATCCGCTATGTGCGAATGGCGCTTTACTACCTGATTTTCGCCGGCTTGATCGTTATCGGCTGAGCGCTTCCCTGATTTCCTCGATCACCTTGCGGGTGCGCTCTGCGCTGTCCCCGGTGTAATCCTTGGCATCGAGCAGGACTTCGATGGCTTCTTTTTGAAGAAAGGAACGGACCGTCTTGTCTTCGCAGAGCATCTGCTTGAGAGTGTTGGGCTTGCCGGCCTGTACTTCGGCCCATGCCTTGAGACTGTGCTCGCGGATAAGCTCGTGCATTTCCTGACGGTTTGCCCCTCTTTTACCCAGCTCCATCAGAAGTCGCTCGCTTGCGGCAAAAATGCCGTAGGAAGCCAGGTTGCGCTCGATGCCGGCAATATGGACCTGCATACCCTGCACCACCTTGACTGCGGTGCTGAGAATCTCATCGACTGATAAGAAGAGTTCGGGCAGCACCAGACGACGGTTGGCGCTGTCGTCGAGGGTGCGTTCGAGCAAGGTGGAGGCGGCATTCTGCCAGAGAACACCCTGCTGTGCTTCCACGAAACGACAGAGACTGTCGATTTTTTCACTGTTGATCGGATTGCGCTTGAACGGCATGGCCGAAGAACCTACCTGCTTGGAACCGAAGGGCTCGCTCCACTCTCCGATCGGAGGGCTTTGCAGCAGACGGAAATCGATGAAGAACTTGTACAAGGTTGCACACAGGGATGAGAGGGCTTGTCCGATCCTGAGGTCCTGCTTTCGGGTATAGACCTGGGTTGCAGCCGTATAGGCGTTCAAGCCAAGGTCCTGCATCACCATAGCCTCAAGTTGCGAGGCGGTGATGCCGGTTCCTTTGAGCAATTCCGTATAACTTGCACTGGTTCCCACCGCACCTTTCATGCCCTTGCCCCGGATCGAGGCCTGGATGCGAATCAGGTCCTCCAGGTCCTCGCCGAGGTCCTGGGCGGTCTGTGCCAGGCGATAACCGACAGTGGTGGGTTCTGCCGGCTGAATATGGGTGAAGGCCATGCAAGGTTGGTCTGCATAGGCCTCCATTTTGTTGATGAACGTTTCAAGCAGTGTTTTTGTCTGGATGATTACGAGCCCTAGAGCTTCCCTCAGGCGCAGGGCATCCATATTGTCCAGAATGTCCATGCTGGTGGCCCCGAGGTGGATGATCGCTCCGGCATTCGGACACTGCTCGGCATAGGTCTTGATCTCAGCCATCAGGTCATGGCGGATTTCGGCTTCAATCGCTGTAGCCCGCTCGATGTCGATGTTGTCCTGGTTTGCAATCAGCTCATCAAGCTGCTGTTGCGATACCAACCCTGCTTCAGCCTGAGCCTTGGCCAAGGCCACCCAGATGCGCCGCAGCAGCTTGCGTTTATGCTCTTCACTGAAAATGGTTCGCATCTGCTCGCCGGCATAACGCCAGCTGAAAGGGGAAAGGTAGGTGTCATGGGAAAAGCTTTGCATTCAGACCTCCGCTTACCCATGACTGTACCCTCTATCGTAATACTAGGTCAATTGACGTAACGGATGGTCTCCCATGCCTTGTTGTACATCTCAAGGTTCGGACCAAGGTCGTCCTTCAGCTCGTAGTTCTCAAGCATCTCGACGGTGTAGAACGGAGTGGTGGTCCGATACTTCTCAGCTTCGGTATTCACCGAGGCGGGGAAGTGGAAGCGGTCGAGGAACTGGGCATAGTTCTCCGGCTTGTGGATGTAGTTGATGAACTCAAGGGCAAGGTCGTAGTTCCTGGCTCCCTTGGGAATGCACATGGAGTCGAAGTACATCGGACCGCCGTCGATGGGGAGGAAGAAGTCGATGTCGGCCCACTGGCTCTCGGGGATCTCTTCGAAAATCGCCTCGGCATAGCCGTGGGAGACCCAGTACTCGCCAGAGGCGAAGGACTTGGCAAACCCTTCTGCATCGAACTTGACCAGATTCGGCTTCCACTTGTCGTTGACAAGCTTGCGTGCTGCTTCCAGTTCTGCGGGATTTGTAGTGTTGACCGAGTAACCCAAATATGCCAACGCATCGCCCAGGACTTCACGCATATCGTCCATCATGACCATACGGCCGGCAAGCCGGGTGTCACCAAAAATATTCCAGGTCTTCTCGTACTCCTTGACCATCTTGGTGTTGACTGCGATGCCAGTGGCTCCGAGGTAGTAGGGGACCGAGTACTCCATCTTCGGGTCATAGTAGGCCTTGGAGAGGGCGAAATCGGTGATGTACTGGAGGTTGGGCATTTTGGAAACGTCCAATTTTTCCAGCATGTTCAGGTTTTTCATGATCGAGACATAGTCGCCCGAGGGGAAGATTACGTCATAGCCTGCACTGCCACTGGCCATCAACTTTGCGAACATCTCCTCATTGGAGGCAAAGTAGTCCAGAACCACGTCCACCCCAAACTCCTTCTCAAACGATTCAACGACCGAGTCGGGAGTATAGTAGGACCAGTTGTACACATACAGTTTTTTACTGCCGGTGGTGTTGTTCTCCGTTGTCTTGGAACAACCGAGGAAGAGAAGACTGCCCAGGACAACCAGGGCTATAGCGAGGATGAGGTGCTTGGTGGTAGGTTTGCTCACGGCTAAACCTCCTGTACTATGGTGATGTCTGCCCGTCCAGGTCAACATACGCCATTCCCTGGATCGGTGATAGTTGTGAAGCCTTGCAAAACAAGGCCCAATAAAGATTTCTAGGCTGGAGTGGCAAGGAGAAGATAAGATTTGGAACTGGTGATGTGGCGCATCGGCATCTCCTCTGAATTCAGCCCCATAATTGGGTATTTCTGCAAGTAGGTCAATAACTTTACGCTTCAAAACGAAAAATTGGCAAAATAATTTTTCCAACGAGCCGCTCATTTCGGGTGTTGCATAAACACTCTTTATCACCGATACTTGCTCTCCAAGAACTATGAAAGCACAAACCTATTCCCAGGAGGTGGTTAACCTCCATACCCATAGCTTTTATTGCGGACACGGAAGCGGTCAGATACGCGAATATGCTCAAGCGGCCGTCGAA
Proteins encoded:
- a CDS encoding VTT domain-containing protein, encoding MTLKERVKALFSKETYLLADGSLDTKKLFKRTLVLMLFIFSLYFIGFQFYQRLGWDQNAVVQRFITDFGVSGVALYVYIVDLFVLPLSVDLMWPFVMEWHPLLAIVVMGTASVAGAFSAYLFGRLMGLIPLFKRWVLKQSGTHTEQLITKYGIWAIVISGLTPLPFSTICTVAGIVELKVHHVLLSSLIRYVRMALYYLIFAGLIVIG
- the purB gene encoding adenylosuccinate lyase; protein product: MQSFSHDTYLSPFSWRYAGEQMRTIFSEEHKRKLLRRIWVALAKAQAEAGLVSQQQLDELIANQDNIDIERATAIEAEIRHDLMAEIKTYAEQCPNAGAIIHLGATSMDILDNMDALRLREALGLVIIQTKTLLETFINKMEAYADQPCMAFTHIQPAEPTTVGYRLAQTAQDLGEDLEDLIRIQASIRGKGMKGAVGTSASYTELLKGTGITASQLEAMVMQDLGLNAYTAATQVYTRKQDLRIGQALSSLCATLYKFFIDFRLLQSPPIGEWSEPFGSKQVGSSAMPFKRNPINSEKIDSLCRFVEAQQGVLWQNAASTLLERTLDDSANRRLVLPELFLSVDEILSTAVKVVQGMQVHIAGIERNLASYGIFAASERLLMELGKRGANRQEMHELIREHSLKAWAEVQAGKPNTLKQMLCEDKTVRSFLQKEAIEVLLDAKDYTGDSAERTRKVIEEIREALSR
- a CDS encoding extracellular solute-binding protein; its protein translation is MSKPTTKHLILAIALVVLGSLLFLGCSKTTENNTTGSKKLYVYNWSYYTPDSVVESFEKEFGVDVVLDYFASNEEMFAKLMASGSAGYDVIFPSGDYVSIMKNLNMLEKLDVSKMPNLQYITDFALSKAYYDPKMEYSVPYYLGATGIAVNTKMVKEYEKTWNIFGDTRLAGRMVMMDDMREVLGDALAYLGYSVNTTNPAELEAARKLVNDKWKPNLVKFDAEGFAKSFASGEYWVSHGYAEAIFEEIPESQWADIDFFLPIDGGPMYFDSMCIPKGARNYDLALEFINYIHKPENYAQFLDRFHFPASVNTEAEKYRTTTPFYTVEMLENYELKDDLGPNLEMYNKAWETIRYVN